GCGCCGCGTGCCGCCCGAGCACCGCCATGTCCTGCGCCATGGCAAGCTTGGCCCGCCGCTCGGCCAGCAGCGCCTCGAGCATCGCGATGAAATGCCGGGACATGCGCTGGGCGGCATGGGGCTCGGGCCCTGCGACATCAAAGCCCAGCACGATCGCCCCAAGGCGCCGCCCGCAGGTGCCGCCGATGCGCAGGGCAAGGAAATGATAGGGCGCGCCCATCACCTCGCGGTCGATGAAGCGCGGCCGTCCGGGCGCGGCGGTCTCCTCGGGCAGCGCGTCCATGAGGCCTCGCAGCGTGTCGGCAAGCGCGCCCTCGAGCGGTGCCGCCATGCGCACCGCGCGCGGCCCCACGACCTCGGGCGGCAGGTCTATGAGACAGGCGACCGCGCCGGTCAGCGGCAGCGCCGCCGCGCCGATCCGGTCCAGCAGCGCGTCGAGTTCCGAAACGGGGTAACCTGCACGCTCGAAGTCGTCCTGATCCGGCAGGTCACTCATCATCCAGGTGTCCCCCTTGGCCCGCGCAAAAACCACCAAACAAGACCTGACGCCGGACCCCAGGGGTCACCCGGCAGAAAAAAGGACCGGCCGGGCGACTGCCCCGCCGGTCCCTCCAGAATTTGAAGAAACCGTTAAGATACGGTTAAGGACCTTTGCGCCTGGCGAAATTCTTCCGCCCCGCGCCGCGGTCAGAGGTAGTCCGAGCGCTGCAGCCCGTACTTGGCCATCTTCTCGTTCAGCGTCCGGCGCGGCAGGCAGAGCTCGTCCATCACCGACGAGATCGAGCCCTTGTGACGGCGCATGGTGTTGTCGATGAGCATGCGTTCGAAGGCTTCGACATATTCCTTCAGCGGCTTGCCCTCGGTGGTCATCACCGGCTGCATGTCCTCGTGGTCGTTCATCAGCAGCGAGGCGATGGTGCCCGTGCCGCGGCGCGACTGCAGCACCGCGCGCTCGGCGAGGTTGATGAGCTGGCGCACGTTCCCCGGCCAGGGCGCCTGCAGCAGCTGCGCCGCCTCCTGCGCCGAGACCTGCGGCGCGTCGCAGCCATACTCGTCCGAGAACTGCTCGGAGAAGCGGGTGAAGAGCGTCAGGATGTCCTCGCCGCGCTGGCGCAGCGGCGGCACGGTGATCTTCAGCGCCGCGAGGCGGTAGTAGAGATCGGGGCGCAGCGCGGTCTCGCAGGTGCGGCCCTCGTCCTGCAGGTTGCAGATCGCGACGATGCGGGTCTCGGGCGGGGTGCCCTGGTCGTTGATCACCGACAGCAGCCGCGCCTGCGAGGCGTCCGACAGGCTCTCGATGTCCTCGAGCACAAGCGTGCCGCCGCGGGCTTCCTCGATCGCCGGCAGGCGCGTGTCCTCGGGCTGCATCGGGCCGAAGAGGCGGCGCATCAGCGCGTCCTCGTCCATCGCCGCGCAGGAGATCAGCACGAACTTCTTGCCGGCGCGCGACCCCACCGCGTGCAGCGCGTGGGCGATCAGCGTCTTGCCGGTGCCGGTCTCGCCGTCGATCAGCACGTGGCCGTCGGCCTGGCCGAGGTCGAGCACGTCCTCGCGCAGCCGCTCCATGGCGGGGCTCTGGCCGATGAGCTTGCTCATCAACTGGCCGCCGTCGGAAAGCTCGCGCCGCAGCACGCGGTTGTCGAGCGTCAGGCGGCGGGCGTTGGTGGCCTTCTTGGCCAGCTCGGACATGCGGTCGGGGTTGAACGGCTTCTCGAGGAAGTCGTAGGCGCCGATGCGCATCGCCTCGACGGCCATCGGCACGTCGCCGTGACCGGTGATCATGATCACCGGCAGCGCGCTGTCGTTGCCCATGAGCTTGCGCAGCAGCTGGATCCCGTCCATGCCGGGCATCCGGATGTCCGAGATCACGATCCCCGGGTAATCCGCGCCGACGGCGCCAAGCGCCTCTTCGGCGCTGGAATAGGTTTCGGTGTCATAGCCAGACAGGGCCAGCCACTGGCTGATCGACTGGCGCATGTCCTTCTCATCGTCGACGATGGCGATCTTCATGGCTTTGGTCATTCGGTCTGGTCGCCTTTTGTTGTGGTCTTCTCTCGCGATCTGCGCGGTGTCGTACTCGTCATGGCTTGCGGCTCACTCGGCCGCCGCGGGGCTCTGGTTCAAGATAGGCAATTGCATCTCGAAAACAGCCCCCCCATCCGTACCATTGCGCGCCGAGAGCCTTCCGCCGAGGTCCGTGACGATCCCCGAGGAGATCGCAAGGCCAAGGCCGGTGCCGTCGCCGGGCTGCTTGGTGGTGTAGAAGGGCTCGAACAGCGCATCGAGATCCTCGATCCCGTGGCCGTTGTCGCGCACGCTGAGCGTGGCGGTCTCGCCGCTGGCGAGGATGATCTCGATCTCGGGGTTCACCACCGACTTGGTGGCGTCGATGGCGTTGCGCAACAGGTTCACGAGCACCTGCTCGATGCGCATCCGGTCGCCCATCACCATCACCGGCAGGTCGGGCAGGATCTTCGAGATGCGCACCCGCCGCGCCTTGAGCTGCGGCTCCATCATCGACAGCGACGAGGCCAGCGCCTCGGCCATGTCGACGGGCACGAAATTCGCCTGCCCCTTGCGGGCGTAGCTCTTGAGCTGGCGGGTGATCGCCCCCATCCGCTCGATCAGGTCGTCGATGCGGGAAAAGGCGGTCAGCGCCTCCTCGGGGCGGTTGCGCTTGAGCAGCAGCCGCGCCCCGGCAAGGTAGGTCTTCATCGCCGCCAGCGGCTGGTTCAGCTCGTGGCTGACGGCGGCGGACATCTCGCCGAGGGCGGCCAGCTTCGAGCTCTGCTCGAGCGTCTGCTCGGCGCTGGCGAGGTCCTTCTGCACCTTCTCGCGCTCGGCGATCTCGCGCTGCAGCCGGGCGTTCAGCGCGCGCAGCTCGACGCTCTCGCGCTGGAACAGCGCCATGCGCAGCGCGGTCTTGCGCGACAGGGCGTAGAAGGCCAGCGCGGTCAGCAGCGCGAAGGCCATGATCTCGAGCGCCAGCACCGCGTTCACCTTCTCGCGCACCGAGGCATAGGTGGTGAAGGTCGCCATGGTCCAGCCGCGGAACGGGATCCGCCCGTCGATGCGCATCACCGCCTCGCCGCGCAGGTAGGCGTCGGCGGGCAGCGCGGTCCAGTCGGCGGTGGCCTTGATGGCGCGCTCGATGGCGTTCTCGGCGGGCTGCTTGGCCAGCGCCTCGTCCATGGTCAGCCCGCGCCAGCGCGGCTCGGTGGCAAGGATGATCCGGCCCTCGGAATCGAGCACCGCCACGGCGTCGGTGATCCCGGCCCAGGCGCGCTCGAACTTGGCGAGGTCGACCTCGACCATGATCACGCCGATCGAGGAGTTCTGGTTCTCCATCCGGCGCGAGTAGGTGAAGGAATAGCCCCCCGCCTCGCGCTCCTGCACGGTGAAGACCGTGGTGTTGGCGCGCAGCGCGTCGATGTAATAGGCCTCGCCGCGGTGGTTCGACCCGAGCCGGTTGCGGTCGGTTGCCGCCACGGTGCGCCCGTCGCGGTCGAGCAGCATCAGCGAGGCTGCCCCGATCTCGTCGACGTAGGAGATCAGCCGCTGCGTCGACTGGCTGAAGTCGCCGGAATTCAGCGCCCCGATCAGCGCCGGGTCGCGCGCCAGCAGCTGCGGCACGATGGCGTTGCGGCGCAGCTCGGAGAGGATGTTGCCGGAGTAGAGCGCAAGCCGCAGCTCGGCGCGGTTGCGCGTCGAGGCGGTGGAGCGGTCGGTCAGCAGGACGTTGGTGATCCAGACCGTGCTGACCGCGAGCACCAGAAGAATGATAAGCGCCGCCCGCACCCGCCAGCTCAGCGGGCCCGAACGCCTTCTGTCCATCTTGTCACTCGTGGTCTCCGACATGGCGCCCAATCTACGCCGGGCGCCGGGCCGGCTCAAGCGGTGCCGGTCAAGCCTCGGCGAGCGCCGCGGTCAGATTGGCGAAAAGACGCGCACCGTCGGTGTTGCCCTGCGACGGATCGCAGGCCCGCTCGGGGTGCGGCATCATCCCCAGAACACGGCGGTTTTCCGACAGGATCCCGGCGATGTCGCGGTCCGCGCCATTGGGGTTGTCGGTGTAGCGGAAGGCAACGCGGCCCTCGCCCTCGAGCATGTCGAGCGTCGCCGCGTCGGCGGTGTAGTTGCCGTCATGGTGCGCGATCGGGATGCCGATCTTCTCGCCCGCCGCGTAGCCGCGGGTGAAGACCGACTGGCTCTCGGCCACTTCCAGCCCCACCGTGCGGCAGATGTACTTGAGGTTCGCGTTGCGCAGCAGCGCGCCCGGCAGCAGCCCGGTCTCGGTGAGGATCTGGAAGCCGTTGCACACGCCGAAGACGTAGCCGCCGCGCTCGGCATGGGCCTTCACGCCCTGGCAGATGGGCGAGTTGGCCGCGATGGCGCCGCAGCGCAGGTAGTCGCCGAAGGAAAAGCCTCCCGGCAGGCCGACGATGTCGATGCCCTTGGGCAGCGACGTGTCCTTGTGCCAGACCATCTCGACCTCGAGCCCGGCCTGCTCGAAGGCCATCTTCAGATCACGGTCGCAGTTGGACCCGGGGAAGACGATGACGGCGGCTTTCATGGGCGCACTCCTGAACTGGCCTGCGGCGCTGTCGCGCGCCGCCCCGCGTCAGCGGGTGAAATCGGTGATCACGGCCACGCCCGGGGGCGTCGGCCCGTTGAACGCGGCCAGCTCCGCCCCCGCCTGGCTGAGGGGAATCTCGCGCGCGATGAGAGGGCTCATATCCACCTTTCCCCGCGTGATCAATCCAAGCAGCGACGGATAGCGATGCGAGGGCATGCCGCGGGTGCCGTAAAGCGCGAGGTTGGCCATGTAGACGGCGTTCATGTCCACTTCCTGGATGGCGTGATGCCCGACCGGCATGCCGACCTGCACGTGCCGCCCGAGCGGGCGAAGGCTGCGGATCGAGGCGTTGACCGTCTGCGGGATGCCCAGCGCCTCGACGCTGACATGCGCGCCGCCGCCGGTGATCTCCTTGATGCGCGCCGCCGCGTCCTCGGTCGCGGCATTCACCGCCGCGTCCATGCCGAGCGAGAGCGCGTGGTCGAGCTTTTCCTGCACCACGTCCACCACGATCACATGCGCGCCCAGCGCCCGGCCGAGGATCGCCGCCGAGAGCCCGATGCCGCCGGTGCCATGCACCGCCAGCCACTCGCCGCCCTGCAGCGCCGCGCGCCCGGTGAGCGCGTGCCAGGCGGTGGTCACCCGGCAGCCGAGCCCGGCCGCCAGCGTCGGCGACATGCCCTCGGGCAGGCGCGCGAGGTTGAAGTCGCGCGGCACGGCGACGTATTCGGCAAAGGCGCCCGGCTCGATGAAGCCCGGCAGGCGCTGGTCGAAGCAGGTGTGCTGCTGGCCCTCGCGGCATTGCGGGCAGGTGCCGCAGGCGAGGATGAAGGGCGCGACGAGCCGGTCGCCGACCTGCCATTGCGAGTCCGGCCCGGCCTCGACCACCTCGCCGCAATACTCGTGGCCCTGGATCTGCCCGGGCTTCACCCGCGGATGCTCGCCCGACCAGCCGTGCCAGTCCGACCGGCAGACGCCGCAGGCCAGCACCTTCAGCACCACGCCGTCGCGCGGGCAGTCCGGCATCGGCACGTCCTCGAGGGACAGGTCGGCATTGTACTCTCTCAGGACGGCGGCGCGCATGGTCGCAGGCATCGGAATTCTCCTCCAGATTCTGCGATCACAGAACGACAGACGCGGCGGAAACACAAGGCCCTGCGGCGCGCGCCCGGGCGGTGCTTCCGATTTGCCCGGGCTCGGGTAGGATCGCGGCGGGACGCGCATCTTGGGAGGCGCCGGGCGCATGGGAATGATGAGAAAGCAGTACCACAGCCGCCGCGTCGGCGCGGACCGGCACAGCTGGGACGTTCACCGCCTCGTGCGGCTGTCGCGCGGCCTGCCGGTCGAGACCATCGCGGTCTCGGACATCGCCGAGATCGACGAGCTCTGGTGGTACCAGCCGGGCGACGGTGCCCCGACCCCGCGCTCGATCGCCGAGCACATGCGGCTGGTCGACGAGACCGACCTGCGCTGGCCCATCCTGCTCTGCGCCGAGGGGCGCCTGATGGACGGGATGCACCGCGTCGTGAAGGCGATGAAGGAGGGGCGCAGCGAGATCCGTGCCGTCCGCTTCCGACCGACGCCGGAGCCGGACTTCGTGAACGTCGATGTCAACACGCTTCCCTACCCCGACGAGGAGGTCTGACGGGGCGCTTCGCGCGCCCCTTGCGCCTCAGCGCCCGGCGAGACCGTCGCGCAGCAGCTGCAGCACCGCCTCGCGCGGCACGTCCGCGGTGACGAAGGCGCGGCCGATGCCGCGGGCAAGGATGAAGCGGATGGCGCCGTCGAGCACCTTCTTGTCCTGCCCCATCAGCTCGTAGAGCGTCTCGGCCGGGGGCAAATCGCCGGGGATGTCCGCGAGGTCGCGCTTCATGCCCATCTCGGCGAGATGCGCGCGCAGCCGCGACGGGTCCTCCTGCGGGCAGAGCCCGAGCCGGGCGGAAAGCTCGAAGGCCAGCGCGCAGCCGATCGCCACGCCCTCGCCGTGCAGCAGCCGGTTCGAATAGCCCGTGGCCGCCTCGAGCGCGTGGCAGAAGGTGTGGCCGAGGTTGAGCAGCGCGCGCTCGCCCTGCTCGGTCTCGTCGCGCACGACGATCCCGGCCTTCATCTCGACCGAGCGCGTCACCGCATGCGCCAGCGCCGCCGGACGCCGCGCCAGCAGTGCCTCGGCGCTGGCCTCGAGCCAGGTGAAGAACTTCGCATCGCCGAGCAGGCCGTACTTGACCACCTCGCCGTAGCCCGCGAGGAAATCGCGCGGGGTCAGCGTCTGCAGCACATCGATGTCGGCCAGCACCAGCGAGGGCTGGTGGAAGGCGCCGATCAGGTTCTTGCCGGCGGGCGAGTTGATCCCGGTCTTGCCGCCGACCGAGCTGTCGACCTGCGCCAGCAGCGAGGTCGGGATCTGCACGAAGCGCACGCCGCGGCGCAGGATCGCGGCGGCGAAACCGACGAGATCGCCGATCACCCCGCCGCCGAGCGCGACCACCACGTCGCTGCGCTCGACCCGTTGCGCCAGCAGCCATTCGGTGACCCGTTCGAGCTCGCGCCAGCACTTGGTCGCCTCGCCCGGCGCGAGGGTCAGCACCTCGCAGGAGATGCCCGCCGCCGCCAGCCCGTCCTTCAGCGCCGGCAGATGCGCCGCCGCGACGGTCTCGTCGCTGACCACCGCCACGCGCCGGCGCTTGCCGAGCAGCGGCGCGATCTCGGTCCCGGCGCGGGCCAGCAGCCCGCCGCCGATCCGCACGTCATAGGCGCGCGCGCCCAGGTCCACATGCACCGTTCCCGCCTGCATCACGTCGCTCATCTGCAGCTCTCTCCCACCACGTCCGGACGCGTCGATTTCAGCGTCTCGATCACCTTGCGGGCCATGGCGTCGACCGACAGCCCCTGTTCCGATTTCACCGCGAGGTCCGCGAGCGCGTAGATCGGTACCCGGCGCTCGTAGATCTCGCTGAGCGTCGCCAGCGGATCGGGCGTGCGCAAGAGCGGCCGCGTGTCCTTGTGGCGCACCCGCCCCCAGAGCACCTTGAGATCGGCGTCGAGCCAGACGGCGACGCCCTTCTCGGTGATCATCCGGCGGTTTTCCTCGGCCATGTAGGCGCCGCCCCCGGTCGAGAGCACCGCCGGCCGCGCGTCGAGCAGCCGCTCGATCACCTGGCTTTCCTTGCGCCGGAAGAAGGCCTCGCCGTCACGGGCGAAGATCTCGGCGATGGTCATGTTCGCCGCCTTCTCGATCTCGGCATCCGAATCGCGGAACGGCACGTTGAGAGCTGTGGCCAATGCCCGGCCGACGGCCGATTTCCCCGCTCCCATCATGCCCACCAGCACAACTGTCTTTTTCAACTTCGGGTTCAATCCCCTTGTTTCTCGGCCATGCATCGCCAATTCTGCCTCCTGAGGCCGTGAATGACGTGTCGTTGCCGAAAAGGCTAGGTATAAGTGACAAAAAACATGAGGCAGGACTGCTGAGCACATGGGACGTCTGTTCAAACCCCTTCTAATCCTTCTCCTCCTCGCGGTGATCGCGCTGGTGGCTTACGCCTATGTCGGCCCCTATTTCGGCGCGGACTTCTCACCGCCGCAGAAGGAGATTCGCCAGCCCGTGGAGCTTGATGCGAACTAGGCTGCTTCTCTGCGCCCTTGCCCTGGGCGCACCGACGGCGCTGACCGCCGAGGCCCCGCTTGCCGCCATCGACTGGCTCAAGCGCGGCCCCGGCGTGAGCGCCGCCATGCCTCTGCCTGAGCGCCCGCAGCCCGGCAGCGGCCCGCTGCCCTCCGTCGAGCGCGCGCGCCGCGACGAGCCCCCTGTGGCCACCTCCGTCGACACGCCCGAGGTCGAAAGCGCGCCCCTGGCGGCGGCGAGCGGCGAGGCGGCGGGGCTGCTGTCGAGCGCGCTCACCGGCCTGCCCCGGACGCTCTGGTCGAGTTCCGACGCAGAGGGGCTCTCGGCGCTCCTCGCCCGGGTCGAGCCCGCCGTGCCGGCGCTCTCCGCGCAGCTGCTGACGCTGCTCCTCGCCGAGGCCGACGCGCCCGGCGGCAACGGCTCGCTGCTCGTCGCGCGCATCGACCGGCTGATGGACGAGGGCGCGGTGGATGCGGCGCTGGCGCTGGTCGAACAGGCCGGGGGCAGTTCCGACCCCGAGATCTTCGCCCGCTGGCTCGACCTGTCGCTGATCGCCGGGAACGACGAGGCGCCGTGCCGCGCGCTCACCGAAAAGCCCTTCCTGTCGCAGGACATCGCCACGCGCATCTACTGCCGGGCGCGGATCGGCGAGTGGGAACACGCGGTCACCATCTACGGCACCGCGAGCGCGCTCGGCCAGATCGGGCCGCGCGACGCCGAGCTTCTCGCCCGCTACCTCGACCCCGAGCTGGTCGATTCCTCCGAGCCGCTCAACCCGCCGGCGCGCCCGACCCCGCTCGAGTTCCACCTCTTCGAGGCCGTGGGCGAGGCGCTGCCGACCCAGCCGCTGCCGCGCATGTTCGCCGCGGCGGATCTGTCGGGCAACAGCGGCTGGCGCGCGCAGATCCTCGCCGCCGAGCGCCTCGCGCGGCGCGGCACGCTGACCGAGAACCGCCTGCTCGGTATCTACACCGACCGCGAACCCGCCGCCTCCGGCGGGGTCTGGGACCGGGTCGCCGCGGTGCAGGATCTCGAGGCCGCGCTGAACGCCGGGCGCAGCGACCTGATCGGCCCCGCCCTGCTCGCCGCCTGGCCGCAGATGCGCAGCGCCGGGCTGCTCGTGCCCTTCTCCGGCCTCTACGCGCCGCGCCTGCAGGGGCTCGAGCTCGAGGGCCGGGCCGCCGCGCTGGCGCAGCGCGCCGCGCTGCTCTCGCCCGACTACGAGGCCGCCGCCCGCACCCTTCCCGCCCGCACCGGGCTGATGCGCGCGGTCGCTGCCGTGGCGCAGGGCGAGATGCCCGAGGCGATCCCCCTCTCCCCCGCCGCGCAGGCCGTGGTCGAGGCCTGGCGCCCCGATGCCGCCGTGCCGCCCGAGCTCGAGGCGCTGCTGCGCGAGGGCAAGCTCGGCGAGACCATCCTGCGCGCCATCGACCTCTTCCACTCCGGCGCCCAGGGCAACAACGCCGATCTGACCGGCGCGCTGGCGACCCTGCGCCGGGTCGGGCTCGAGGACACGGCGCGCCGCGCCGCGATCGAGCAGATGATCCTCTCGGACGAAGGAGCCCCGCTGTGAGCGCCGCACATTGGGTCTCGGCCTTTCTCGAGGCGCAGGTCGCCGAGCGCGGCGCCGCGGACAACACCCAGGCCGCCTATGCCCGCGACCTCGCGGATTTCACCGGCTGGCTGGCGGCGCGCGGGCTCGATCTCGCCACTGCGCAGCGCGCCGATGTCGAGGACTACCTGATCACCTGCGAGGCCGAGGGGCTGGCGGTCGCGACCCGCGCCCGGCGGCTCTCGGCGATCAAGCAGCTCTACCGCTTCGCCTTCGAGGAGGGGCTGCGCAGCGACAACCCGGCGGTGCAGATCGCCGG
The Salipiger sp. H15 DNA segment above includes these coding regions:
- a CDS encoding sigma-54 dependent transcriptional regulator, producing MTKAMKIAIVDDEKDMRQSISQWLALSGYDTETYSSAEEALGAVGADYPGIVISDIRMPGMDGIQLLRKLMGNDSALPVIMITGHGDVPMAVEAMRIGAYDFLEKPFNPDRMSELAKKATNARRLTLDNRVLRRELSDGGQLMSKLIGQSPAMERLREDVLDLGQADGHVLIDGETGTGKTLIAHALHAVGSRAGKKFVLISCAAMDEDALMRRLFGPMQPEDTRLPAIEEARGGTLVLEDIESLSDASQARLLSVINDQGTPPETRIVAICNLQDEGRTCETALRPDLYYRLAALKITVPPLRQRGEDILTLFTRFSEQFSDEYGCDAPQVSAQEAAQLLQAPWPGNVRQLINLAERAVLQSRRGTGTIASLLMNDHEDMQPVMTTEGKPLKEYVEAFERMLIDNTMRRHKGSISSVMDELCLPRRTLNEKMAKYGLQRSDYL
- a CDS encoding ATP-binding protein codes for the protein MDRRRSGPLSWRVRAALIILLVLAVSTVWITNVLLTDRSTASTRNRAELRLALYSGNILSELRRNAIVPQLLARDPALIGALNSGDFSQSTQRLISYVDEIGAASLMLLDRDGRTVAATDRNRLGSNHRGEAYYIDALRANTTVFTVQEREAGGYSFTYSRRMENQNSSIGVIMVEVDLAKFERAWAGITDAVAVLDSEGRIILATEPRWRGLTMDEALAKQPAENAIERAIKATADWTALPADAYLRGEAVMRIDGRIPFRGWTMATFTTYASVREKVNAVLALEIMAFALLTALAFYALSRKTALRMALFQRESVELRALNARLQREIAEREKVQKDLASAEQTLEQSSKLAALGEMSAAVSHELNQPLAAMKTYLAGARLLLKRNRPEEALTAFSRIDDLIERMGAITRQLKSYARKGQANFVPVDMAEALASSLSMMEPQLKARRVRISKILPDLPVMVMGDRMRIEQVLVNLLRNAIDATKSVVNPEIEIILASGETATLSVRDNGHGIEDLDALFEPFYTTKQPGDGTGLGLAISSGIVTDLGGRLSARNGTDGGAVFEMQLPILNQSPAAAE
- the purQ gene encoding phosphoribosylformylglycinamidine synthase subunit PurQ, with product MKAAVIVFPGSNCDRDLKMAFEQAGLEVEMVWHKDTSLPKGIDIVGLPGGFSFGDYLRCGAIAANSPICQGVKAHAERGGYVFGVCNGFQILTETGLLPGALLRNANLKYICRTVGLEVAESQSVFTRGYAAGEKIGIPIAHHDGNYTADAATLDMLEGEGRVAFRYTDNPNGADRDIAGILSENRRVLGMMPHPERACDPSQGNTDGARLFANLTAALAEA
- a CDS encoding zinc-dependent alcohol dehydrogenase family protein, producing MRAAVLREYNADLSLEDVPMPDCPRDGVVLKVLACGVCRSDWHGWSGEHPRVKPGQIQGHEYCGEVVEAGPDSQWQVGDRLVAPFILACGTCPQCREGQQHTCFDQRLPGFIEPGAFAEYVAVPRDFNLARLPEGMSPTLAAGLGCRVTTAWHALTGRAALQGGEWLAVHGTGGIGLSAAILGRALGAHVIVVDVVQEKLDHALSLGMDAAVNAATEDAAARIKEITGGGAHVSVEALGIPQTVNASIRSLRPLGRHVQVGMPVGHHAIQEVDMNAVYMANLALYGTRGMPSHRYPSLLGLITRGKVDMSPLIAREIPLSQAGAELAAFNGPTPPGVAVITDFTR
- the aroB gene encoding 3-dehydroquinate synthase produces the protein MSDVMQAGTVHVDLGARAYDVRIGGGLLARAGTEIAPLLGKRRRVAVVSDETVAAAHLPALKDGLAAAGISCEVLTLAPGEATKCWRELERVTEWLLAQRVERSDVVVALGGGVIGDLVGFAAAILRRGVRFVQIPTSLLAQVDSSVGGKTGINSPAGKNLIGAFHQPSLVLADIDVLQTLTPRDFLAGYGEVVKYGLLGDAKFFTWLEASAEALLARRPAALAHAVTRSVEMKAGIVVRDETEQGERALLNLGHTFCHALEAATGYSNRLLHGEGVAIGCALAFELSARLGLCPQEDPSRLRAHLAEMGMKRDLADIPGDLPPAETLYELMGQDKKVLDGAIRFILARGIGRAFVTADVPREAVLQLLRDGLAGR
- a CDS encoding shikimate kinase; translated protein: MHGRETRGLNPKLKKTVVLVGMMGAGKSAVGRALATALNVPFRDSDAEIEKAANMTIAEIFARDGEAFFRRKESQVIERLLDARPAVLSTGGGAYMAEENRRMITEKGVAVWLDADLKVLWGRVRHKDTRPLLRTPDPLATLSEIYERRVPIYALADLAVKSEQGLSVDAMARKVIETLKSTRPDVVGESCR